CCATGGCCGACGAGTACAAGCACGACACCGCGCTGCTGGTGACCGAGTGCCTGATCCGCGCCATCGAGGCGCGAACGCTGCACGACGGCAAGGCGCCCGAGGCCGAGCAGCGTAAGCTGGTCGAGGTCTCGACGCGGGAAGGCTTCGTCCTGACCGGGTACTTCTACGCTGTGCTGGGGACGTTTGAAAAAGAACCGACGAGTCTGAAGGACGCGTTCGGTGACTTGCTGTACGGCATCGACGTCGGGCGCGAAAAGAAGCTGGCGTTGGAGATCCGTTTCAGCCCGCAAGCTTCTCCCGAGGTTGTGCGCGCATCCAGGCTGAGACGAGCACAGTTGCTGGATCTGGCGGAGGAGCGGCTGGTTTCCGGAGATCTTCGCTCCGCGGAACGCATGGCGCGGCAGGCGCTCGATGAGGGCAACGAGGACCCGGCGCGCGCCCTGTTCATCCTGGCGCGGGCCGCGACTCTGGACCGCGATGTCGAGGGCGCGCGCACCTACTTCGAGCGGACCCTGGCCGTCGCCCGCGAACCCAGGCTGGTGGCCTGGTCGCATATCTATCTGGGAAGGATCTTTGATCTACAGGACAACCGGGAATCGGCGGTGCAGCATTACCGTGCTGCACTGGCCGCCGGAGACACGACGCCCGATACCAAAGCAGCGGCCGAACATGGGTTGAAGGAACCTTACCAGCCGCCGGCGCAGCGTCGTTAGCAGCACCGCAATGAGGGCATACAATCCAGTTCGGAAAAAGGGAGTGATTCTAATGAAGCGAGTTCTTATTGCCGGAGCGGCCGTGCTGGCCATCGCCTCACTTGCCGCAGCGCAGGCGCAACCGGCAGGCAGCAGCGGCACGCAGACGAAGCCCGCGGCGCAAGCCCATCCCCCCGCACCCGCCCCGTTGAAGGGCGTCAAGCCGCCGCCGCAGGCCAAGACCCCGGAAGAGTACGCCGCCTTCAACACCGCCTTCGGCTCCGCGCAGGGTCCCGACCTGGCCGCCGGGGAAGCTGCCGCCCGCGAGTTCCAAGCCAAGTACCCGCAGAGCGAACTCGCCTCCCAGCTATACACGGTGGTGTTCTTCAACAGCATTCAGGCGAACAACGCGGACAAAGCGATTGACATGGGGCGCGAGGCATTGAAGCTAGAACCCACCAATCCGGTGGCCAGTGTTTACACCGCCACCGTGCTGGCGGAAACCACCCGCGAAACGGACATCGACGCCGCTGAGAAGTTCGACGAAGCCGTCAAGGATGCCAATGCTGGCCTGCAGAATGTGGACACAAGCCTGACGCTCGCAGCCAACGTCACCCAGGACCAGGTAGACGGCATCAGGGCCGACCTCAAGGCGCGCGCCTATGATGCGCTGGGTCTGATAGCCTTCAAGCGCAAGGACGATGCCGGCGCGGAAAAGTACCTCCGCCAGTCGCTGCAGGCGACGGGCGGGGCCGGCGATCCCATGACGCACCTCCGCCTCGCGGTCACGCTGGACCGCCAGGGCAAGTATGCTGAGGCGCTGACCGAGGCGAACAAGGCGGCTGCCACCGCCCCCCCAGACCAACCGGTGGCCAAGCAGGCGCAAGCCGAGGTCGACCGGCTGAAGAAGCTGACGGGTTCCGGCGGCACGGCGACTCCCGCGCCGCAGACGACCCCGAGGTAGCAGACGACTAGGTGGGGGCGCGACCCACGCGTCCCTGCCGCTCGCATCTATGGAACAGCAGAAAATCTCGGCGTTGGAGCATGCCCTGGGCCACCACTTTGGGCGGCCCGCACTCCTGGAACAGGCGCTCACCCACAGCTCACACGCGCACGAGTCGGAGGCACGCGCCGACGAGGGCCCCGGCGCCGCGGACAACGAGCAGCTCGAGTTCCTCGGCGATGCCGTGCTCGGCTTCGTGACCAGCCAGGTCCTGTTCGAGCGGTTCCCTCACTTCCAGGAAGGACAGCTCTCGAAGATGCGTGCCCACCTGGTGAGCGCGCGGCATCTCGTCCGCGTCGCCCGGGATCTCGACCTCGGCCGCTACCTGCGTCTGGGCCGGGGCGAAGAGAAGAGTGGGGGCCGCGCCAAGTCCGCCTTGCTGGTGGATGCGCTGGAAGCCGTATTGGCGGCGATGTACCTCGATTCCGGCATCGCAGTCCCGCAGCGCTTCATCGTCGAGCGCATCCTCAACCCCGAGTTGCAGCGTTTGGAGCAGCAGAGCGGCGGTGTCTTCCCGGTCACCGATCACAAGTCCGCCTTGCAGGAGTTCCTGCAGGGCGGGGGTCGCCCCCAGCCCATCTACTCGGTCGTCAAGGAGCAGGGCCCGGAACATAACAAGCTGTTCACGGTCGAGGTGCGGGTGCGCATGGGGACCAACGGCGCCGGAGACTACGTCACCCACGCCGAGGGGCCGACCAAGAAGACGGCGGAGCAGCGCGCCGCACGGCAGGCGCTTGCGGACTTGCGCGCGCTACCGGGGCAGGCGGCGCACGGAGCCGACGAATGAGCGAAGTGCCTCCCTACGCCCCCCCTCCGGAATCGTCCGCTCCGGCCCCCGCCCTCGAAGCGGCGCCGCAGCCCGCACTGCCGCCCGCTGACGTGCCCTTGCAAGAGCCGGAATCTTCCGGCGCCAGCATCCTCGGCTCGACACAGTCCCTGAGCGTGACCGTCGTCATCGCGGTGTTTGTGATCACTTTCCTCGTACAGGCCTTCCAGATCCCGTCTGAATCGATGGAGAACACACTGCTGATCGGCGACTACCTGCTGGTGGATAAGGTCCGCTTCGGGCACGGCGGAGTGTGGGGAAGGATCCTGCCCTATCGCGAGATCCAGCGCGGCGACATCATCGTGTTCCGCTACCCCGTCCATCCCTCGCAGCACTTCGTGAAGCGGGTGCTGGGTCTGCCGGGTGACCGCGTCCACCTGGTGAACAAGCGCGTCTTCGTGAATGGCCGGCCGGTCGAAGAAAACTACGTCGTCTACAACGGCCATGGGAAAGACGTCTACCGTGACGATTTCCCTTCCCCTGCCCATGCCGGCGGCTCTGTCGAGGCGCGCTGGTGGCTCCAGATGCGCAAATGGGTACACGAGGGCGAACTCGTCGTCCCCCCGGAAGCGTACTTCGTGCTAGGCGACAACCGAGACGAGAGCCTGGATAGCCGCTACTGGGGGTTCGTCCCGCGGGAAAACGTCATCGGCCGTCCCTTGATCATCTACTGGTCGGTGCGCCATCCCGACGGCCCTGAGAGCGCGTTCGCGGATGATACACTGTCGCGTTTCGCATTCGTGTTGACTCATCTGCTCCAGTTCACACGGTGGGACCGCACGTTCCGCATCGTGAAATAGCCGAAGGACAGCGCTTGGCCAAGAAGGCGAAAGAACCCGAAAAATCTGAGGGCAAGAAAAAGAAGCCGGAAGAAACTCCGGCCGAATTCGTCCAATCGCTGGCGGTCGTCCTGGTCACCGGCCTGTTCATCATCACCTTCATCCTCCAGGCGTTCGAGATCCCGTCGAGCTCCATGGAGGACACGCTCTTGATCGGCGACCATGTGTTCGTGGACCGTGTGGCGTACGCGCCCCGGGCGCGGTGGGCCGGCCCGCTCATGCCCTACCGCGACATCCGGCGCAACGACATCGTCGTGTTCCTCTCGCCGGCCGAAGCCGGACTGTTCGTGGTCAAGCGCATCATCGGCGTCCCCGGCGATCGCCTTCACCTCAAGGACGGTAAGGTTTACCTCAACGGCCAGCCGCAGGACGAGTCGTACGTCATCCGCAGCCGGGGCGACTACAACCCCTACCGCGACAACTTCCCGGACCTGCCGCCTTCGTTCGGCACCACCATCACGGCGGACTGGAACCTGGCCATGCACTCCCACATCCAGGACAGCGACCTGGTGGTCCCCGCCGGCAGCTACTTTGCGATGGGAGATAACCGCGACATAAGCTACGACAGCCGGTACTGGGGATTCATCCCGCGCGAGAACATCATCGGCCGCCCCATGTTCGTCTACTGGTCGTTCGAGACGCCAAAGGACCAATACCAGAAGACCAGCATGGGAGACCGGCTGGCGTTCATTGGGAAAGTGGTCATTCACTTCTTCGACCAGACTCGCTGGCGGCGAATGTTCAAGCTGGTGCGCTGAGATGTCCGCCGTCCCCCTGCCGGAGCCCGCGGGCGAAGGACCTCGTTTTGATTCCGCGAGGCGAACCCGACGCCGTATCGTATTCGCGCTGTTCGTCAGCCTCATGATTGCGCTCTTTGTTCCGCCGTACGTGAACTTGAAGCGCTTCCGCGCGCGCCTGGAAGGCTCGATCGGGGGCGCGCTCGGGCGCAAGGTCACCTTCGGCGCCGTCAGCCTCCGCCTGCTCCCCCGGCCGGGCTTCGACGTCCAGGACTTCGTCGTCTACGACGATCCGACGATCAGCGCCGAACCCATGCTGCGCGCCGAGACGGTGACGGCATCGTTGCGCCTGACTTCCCTGTGGGGAGGACGCCTGGAGATTGCCAGCCTCAGCCTTCGCTACACCAGCCTCAACCTGGTCCGGGCCGTCGACGGGCGCTGGAACGTAGAAGGGCTGCTGGCGCGCGCCTCGCAGGTGCCCACCGCTCCCACCGCCCTGGCCCGCGCCGAAGCCCGCCCGCGCTTTCCTTACATCGAAGCTGCGGCCGGACGTATCAACTTCAAGCTCGGGCAGGAGAAAAAGGCCTTCGCGCTCACCGACGCCGAATTCTCCCTCTGGCTGGCGCAGGAAGACGAATGGAACATGCGGCTCAACGCGCGCCCGGTGCGCACCGATTTCAACCTGAGTGACACCGGCCGAATCCGCGTCAGCGGTACCTTCCGCCGCGCCGGGGCGTTTCGGGAGACTCCGGTAAGCCTCCATCTGACGCTGGAGCGGGCGCAGCTCGGGCAACTCACCACGCTGGTTTATGACCGTGATCGCGGCTGGCGCGGCTCGGCCGATGTAACCGCCGATCTTGCCGGCACCCCGGCGAAGCTCCAGTTCGCGGTGGACGCCCGGGTCGATGACTTTCGCCGCTACGACATCATGAGCGGCGGGCCGTTCGCTCTCCGCACCAGATGCACCGGGAACTACTCCGTCGATGGCGAAACACTTTCCAACATGTTGTGCATCGTTCCCGCAGGGGATGGGCAGGTCACCCTGCGCGGGCAGATCGTCCACTTGTTCGGCGAGCGCCAGTACGGCCTCAGTATCGCAGCGAAGGATGTCCCCATGCAGGAGGTGGTGCGGTTCGCGCAGCACGCCAAGCGCGACCTGCCGGCCGATCTGGGCGCGGACGGAGATGTCGACGCCGCCTTCGCCCTGAAAACCGTGCCCGAGGACTCAAAGAGCATCCAGGCCTGGACTGGCGGGGGAAGCACCAACGGGTTCGTTCTCCGCTCCCAGACCCTTGACGCCGCTCTCGAGCTTGGCGCCATCAACTTCAGCTTCCAGCCCACCCTGGCGGGCGGGCCTCACCGCCGCGCGGCGCCGGATTATCAGCATCTGCAACTCGAAGTCGCTTCGTTTCCCGTTGCCCTAGGGGGCGCAGCGCCGGCCAGTGTCCACGCGACTGTGACTCGGGCCGGCTACTCGGTCAGCATTCAGGGTGACGCCGATCTCCGGCGTCTGCTCCGGGTCGCGCAGGGGCTGGGCGTGCCTGCGCCGCGGCGCGACATCCCCGGCGCCGCCCGCGTGGACCTAGACGTTGCTGGAGCCTGGGCCGGTTTCGGCTCGCCGTTGCCCGTGGGCACAGTCCAACTGAAGAACGTGACGGCGGAACTGCCGGGCGTCGCCGCTCCGCTCCATCTATCGTCGGCAGTGATCGCGCTGGCCCCCGACCGCGCGAGCATCACCAACATCATCGGCGCGTTTGAGAACCTGCACCTGGCGTTCGGGGGGGGGCTGCAATTTCCCCGCCGCTGCGACTTCGCCGCCACCTGTATCGTGCAGTTCGATCTCCGCTCCGACCAGCTCAGCACAGATGAGCTGAACCGCCTGCTGAATCCACAGTTGCGCAGCCGTCCCTGGTACCAGTTCGTCAGCGGCCAGGCTGCGAACGACATCGCTGCGGTGGGGCGGCTCCGCGCCGAGGGCCGCATCTTGATCGGCCGCTTGCTGCTCAAGTCGGTGGTGGTGACCCACGTCTCCGCACAGGTAAAGCTCGGGGACGGGCACTTGCTCCTCAGCGACGTTCGCGGCGAGCTGTTCGGCGGCAAGCAGCAGGGCCGCTGGCAGGCCGATTTCTCCGGCAACACGCCCGCCTACTCCGGCACGGGCACGCTCGACGGCATTTCGCTGGCGCAGATCTCGACCGCCATGCGTGACAACTGGGCCAGTGGCACGGCGCACGCCACCTACCAGGCCAGCCTGGCTGGCTGGAACGCGTCGGAGCTCTTGGAGTCGCTCTCCGGCATGCTGGACTTCCAGTGGCGCGACGGGGTCCTGCGCCACCTGTCGTTGCGCGGGTCGGAGGCGCTGCGCTTCCCTCGCTTGCGGGGCCACGCCGCCTTCGACGACGGCAAGCTCACTTTTACCGACAGCAGCATGGACACCGCTTCCGGCATCTATGAGGTCACTGGAACGGCGTCGCTTGCGCGGGAGCTCGATCTGAAGCTGACCCCGCGGATTGGGCCGGCGATCGCGGTCGAGGGCACGCTCCAAAAGCCGCAGGTCTCCGTCGAAAAGACGCCAACCGAGGCCGCCCTGCGGCGATGAAGCGGTGCACACGCGCACCCATCACCGATTGCGCCACCGTGCTGAGCGGCGTGGCCACGGAGAAGGATCCCTAAGAGGCGGCGGCCGCAGGCTGGCCGAAATCGACCTCCACCAGCGGGTAGCCCTTCTCTTTCCAGCCGAAGAAGCCGCCCAGCAGCGGCCGAACGCGCTGGATGCCCTTCGCTCTCAATTGCAGCGCCACACGGGCGCTGGTCGCTTCATTCGGTCAAGTGCAGTAAAGGATGATGTCCCGGTCGCGCGGGATCTCCTGGTGCCGCTGCTCCAGCTCCGCGGGCGCCATGCGCAGCGCGTTTCCGATGGTGGACGGATAGGGCAGAAAATCGAGCGGGTGCCGGAGATCCACGATGAACACGTCCTCGCCACGCTCCAGCATCCCCTTGAGCTCTTCGGGGGTGATGCGCGCCACCTCCAGCTCCTTCAGGAACGCCTTCCGCTGCCGGTACCGCCGGTAGATGTATAACCCGACCGCTGCGAACAGCAGCCAGATCAGGAAGGTCCCCACCTGGCCGACGTAAGCGGCGACGTCCTCCACCTGATGGCTGAAGATGTAGCCCAGGGCGCCGAAGGAGAAGGCCCAGAGCAGCGCGCCCAGCGCATCGAACAGCAGGAACCGGCCCAACCCCATGCGCACCACCGCCGA
The window above is part of the Terriglobia bacterium genome. Proteins encoded here:
- a CDS encoding tetratricopeptide repeat protein; protein product: MTAAINACSYDAELRASEPLRQHVRGEVAQAVERSGAARATRDELCRFYKDHQQPDPGLDLAQYVSLALNLGAPPRFDLLRRESDLPPDAAYVLGMVPILQRFYPQAGLGSIWQKHRVDYEALVERYHEPVARMILTTDVYLKMPSSRYVGRQFDIYIEPLAAPGQVNSRNFGSDYFMVIAPENGSLRMPEIRHTYLHYLLDPLTLKRANSLKKLDPLLSAVKNAPMADEYKHDTALLVTECLIRAIEARTLHDGKAPEAEQRKLVEVSTREGFVLTGYFYAVLGTFEKEPTSLKDAFGDLLYGIDVGREKKLALEIRFSPQASPEVVRASRLRRAQLLDLAEERLVSGDLRSAERMARQALDEGNEDPARALFILARAATLDRDVEGARTYFERTLAVAREPRLVAWSHIYLGRIFDLQDNRESAVQHYRAALAAGDTTPDTKAAAEHGLKEPYQPPAQRR
- a CDS encoding tetratricopeptide repeat protein, which encodes MKRVLIAGAAVLAIASLAAAQAQPAGSSGTQTKPAAQAHPPAPAPLKGVKPPPQAKTPEEYAAFNTAFGSAQGPDLAAGEAAAREFQAKYPQSELASQLYTVVFFNSIQANNADKAIDMGREALKLEPTNPVASVYTATVLAETTRETDIDAAEKFDEAVKDANAGLQNVDTSLTLAANVTQDQVDGIRADLKARAYDALGLIAFKRKDDAGAEKYLRQSLQATGGAGDPMTHLRLAVTLDRQGKYAEALTEANKAAATAPPDQPVAKQAQAEVDRLKKLTGSGGTATPAPQTTPR
- the rnc gene encoding ribonuclease III, with protein sequence MEQQKISALEHALGHHFGRPALLEQALTHSSHAHESEARADEGPGAADNEQLEFLGDAVLGFVTSQVLFERFPHFQEGQLSKMRAHLVSARHLVRVARDLDLGRYLRLGRGEEKSGGRAKSALLVDALEAVLAAMYLDSGIAVPQRFIVERILNPELQRLEQQSGGVFPVTDHKSALQEFLQGGGRPQPIYSVVKEQGPEHNKLFTVEVRVRMGTNGAGDYVTHAEGPTKKTAEQRAARQALADLRALPGQAAHGADE
- the lepB gene encoding signal peptidase I, which codes for MSEVPPYAPPPESSAPAPALEAAPQPALPPADVPLQEPESSGASILGSTQSLSVTVVIAVFVITFLVQAFQIPSESMENTLLIGDYLLVDKVRFGHGGVWGRILPYREIQRGDIIVFRYPVHPSQHFVKRVLGLPGDRVHLVNKRVFVNGRPVEENYVVYNGHGKDVYRDDFPSPAHAGGSVEARWWLQMRKWVHEGELVVPPEAYFVLGDNRDESLDSRYWGFVPRENVIGRPLIIYWSVRHPDGPESAFADDTLSRFAFVLTHLLQFTRWDRTFRIVK
- the lepB gene encoding signal peptidase I, which produces MAKKAKEPEKSEGKKKKPEETPAEFVQSLAVVLVTGLFIITFILQAFEIPSSSMEDTLLIGDHVFVDRVAYAPRARWAGPLMPYRDIRRNDIVVFLSPAEAGLFVVKRIIGVPGDRLHLKDGKVYLNGQPQDESYVIRSRGDYNPYRDNFPDLPPSFGTTITADWNLAMHSHIQDSDLVVPAGSYFAMGDNRDISYDSRYWGFIPRENIIGRPMFVYWSFETPKDQYQKTSMGDRLAFIGKVVIHFFDQTRWRRMFKLVR
- a CDS encoding AsmA family protein yields the protein MSAVPLPEPAGEGPRFDSARRTRRRIVFALFVSLMIALFVPPYVNLKRFRARLEGSIGGALGRKVTFGAVSLRLLPRPGFDVQDFVVYDDPTISAEPMLRAETVTASLRLTSLWGGRLEIASLSLRYTSLNLVRAVDGRWNVEGLLARASQVPTAPTALARAEARPRFPYIEAAAGRINFKLGQEKKAFALTDAEFSLWLAQEDEWNMRLNARPVRTDFNLSDTGRIRVSGTFRRAGAFRETPVSLHLTLERAQLGQLTTLVYDRDRGWRGSADVTADLAGTPAKLQFAVDARVDDFRRYDIMSGGPFALRTRCTGNYSVDGETLSNMLCIVPAGDGQVTLRGQIVHLFGERQYGLSIAAKDVPMQEVVRFAQHAKRDLPADLGADGDVDAAFALKTVPEDSKSIQAWTGGGSTNGFVLRSQTLDAALELGAINFSFQPTLAGGPHRRAAPDYQHLQLEVASFPVALGGAAPASVHATVTRAGYSVSIQGDADLRRLLRVAQGLGVPAPRRDIPGAARVDLDVAGAWAGFGSPLPVGTVQLKNVTAELPGVAAPLHLSSAVIALAPDRASITNIIGAFENLHLAFGGGLQFPRRCDFAATCIVQFDLRSDQLSTDELNRLLNPQLRSRPWYQFVSGQAANDIAAVGRLRAEGRILIGRLLLKSVVVTHVSAQVKLGDGHLLLSDVRGELFGGKQQGRWQADFSGNTPAYSGTGTLDGISLAQISTAMRDNWASGTAHATYQASLAGWNASELLESLSGMLDFQWRDGVLRHLSLRGSEALRFPRLRGHAAFDDGKLTFTDSSMDTASGIYEVTGTASLARELDLKLTPRIGPAIAVEGTLQKPQVSVEKTPTEAALRR
- a CDS encoding VTT domain-containing protein, which translates into the protein MKEILEFLVQHGYVVLFAWVFAEQVGLPLPAVPVLLGAGVLAGMGHMNAGGALLGSVAVSVAADLLWYALGRRRGAKVLELLCRISLEPDSCVRRTEDVFAKYGPRTLLVAKFIPGLSVAAPPMSAVVRMGLGRFLLFDALGALLWAFSFGALGYIFSHQVEDVAAYVGQVGTFLIWLLFAAVGLYIYRRYRQRKAFLKELEVARITPEELKGMLERGEDVFIVDLRHPLDFLPYPSTIGNALRMAPAELEQRHQEIPRDRDIILYCT